The following coding sequences are from one Nicotiana tomentosiformis chromosome 3, ASM39032v3, whole genome shotgun sequence window:
- the LOC138907488 gene encoding uncharacterized protein, whose translation MGFHQGSALSPFLFALALEVMTCHIQGEVPWCMLFADDIVLIDETRHGVNASDGMHEEGVDVKIGAQVVSKRDNFKYRGSIIQGSGEIDEDVRIVLERQD comes from the exons ATGGGGTTTCATCAGGGATCGGCTCTTAGCCCATTTTTGTTTGCCTTAGCGTTGGAGGTGATGACATGTCACatacaaggggaggtgccatggtgtatgctaTTCGCTGATGACATAGTCCTGATTGATGAAACGCGACACGGAGTTAACGCTAG tgatgGGATGCATGAAGAAGGAGTGGATGTGAAGATTGGTGCTCAAGTCGTCTCCAAGAGGGATAATTTCAAGTATCGTGGCTCTATTATTCAAGGCagtggggagattgatgaagatgtacgCATTGTATTGGAGCGGCAGGATTAG